A stretch of DNA from Basfia succiniciproducens:
GATCATCTATTTCGTTCTTGCTATCGCTTCCGGTAACGAATATGTTTCCACTCACTTTAGTAATGGTCAGCATTATTTGGTTTACGCCACAATTCAAGCCATTACCTTTGCAGCCGGCGTTTACGTCATTCTGCAAGGTGTGCGTTTAATCTTGGCTGAAATCGTGCCTGCCTTTACCGGTTTCTCAGAAAAATTGGTGCCGGATGCAAAACCCGCATTAGACTGTCCGATTGTTTTCCCTTATGCGCCGAATGCGGTTTTAGTGGGCTTCTTATCCAGCTTTATGGGCGGTATTATCGGTTTGGTATTGCTCGGTCAGCTTAACTGGGTGTTAATTCTTCCGGGAGTGGTACCGCACTTTTTCTGCGGTGCCACAGCGGGCGTCTTCGGTAATGCGACCGGCGGTCGTCGCGGTGCAATTCTAGGTGCATTTGCCCACGGTTTATTGATCACTTTCCTACCGGTGTTCTTATTACCGGTATTAGGTTCCCTCGGCTTTGCCAATACCACCTTCTCAGATACGGATTTTGGCGGTGTAGGTATCGTATTAGGCAATATGGCGCAGTTTATGTCTAAAGATATGATTATGATCGTGATTGTGGCTATCTTCCTGTTGCTTGTGGGCTACAACTATTTAGCGAAAAAACCGGTAAAAACCGAAGAATAGCTAAGTTGTATAAATAACATTATGCCCTGGCTAAAGCCGGGGCATTTTTGTTAAAAGTGCGGTAGAAAATCACGAAATTTTTCATATTGCTGATTTTAATTGGAAAGTGATAAAAATCACAGTTTTCAGATTTTTTTGATGTATCATATAAAAAAGTTAGAATTCTCACATGAAAAGAATTCAAAGAAGGAGATATTATGCACCCGCAAGAATTAGCGAAATTTATTGACCACACTGCATTAACTGCGGAGAAAACGGCGCAGGACATCATTAAACTTTGTGATGAAGCGATTGAAAATCAGTTCTGGTCTGTGTGTATCAACCCATGTTATATTCCGTTGGCAAAAGAAAAATTAGCGGCAACAAATGTGAAAATCTGCACGGTTATCGGTTTTCCGTTAGGGGCTAATTTAACTTCGGTGAAAGCTTTTGAGGCGCAGGAATCCATTAAAGCCGGCGCACAGGAAATCGATATGGTGATTAATGTAGGCTGGATTAAATCCGGCGAATGGGACAAAGTGCGATCGGATATTCAGGCGGTTTTGCAGGCTTGTAACGGCACTTTATTGAAAGTGATTTTAGAAACCTGTCTGTTAACGCCGGACGAAATCGTAAAAGCCTGTGAAATTTGCCGTGATCTGAAGGTGGGCTTTGTGAAAACTTCAACCGGCTTTAATAAAGACGGTGCAACGGTGGAAGATGTGGCGTTAATGCGTCAAACCGTCGGCGATAAACTCGGCGTAAAAGCCTCCGGCGGTATTCGCGACACTCAAACAGCAATGGCGATGATTAACGCGGGTGCAACGCGTATCGGCGCAAGTGCCGGAATCGCAATCATCAAAGGCCTGCAAGATAATAGCGGCGGTTACTAGGGCCTGTTTATAAAAGATAAACAAAACCTAAAGATTGATTGAGCCTGTTGCGATGGATAAAAAAGTTCAAACCTGTTTAAATCAGCTGAATTTATTGACCCGCCGGCTCAGTTAACTCCATAAAAACCCCCGAAATTTCACCGCACTTTTATGATTTGCCCGTCGCCGGTAGATGGGTGCTATGGTGTTCGCGTTCCATCATATGGTGATGCGCGCCTTTGGCAAGCATGCGTAATTGCAGAATCAGGCGCTCTTTGAGCAATTCCCGTTCTTTATTGTTCATATCTAAGGCGTTGGCGCCGGCGGTAAATACAATGGTTACCATACCTTCCGATTGCACGTAAGCCACGTATTCCGAATAATTGTTTTTATTTGCCAAATATTCGGCGAGTTCATCCACAAAATGTTTGATTTCCCGCGCTGCGGCGGTACGAAAAGCCTGTGATGTGCCGGAACTTTCGCGTAACAGCAAACGGAAAACGTTAGGACTGTGGGCGATAAATTCAAAAAAGGTTTCTACCGAAATAACAATGACACTGCCGCCTTTTTCAATGCGTTTTCGGGCCTGGCGCATAAGTTGGCGCAGGGTTAAACCCGCCTCGTCCACCATGGTTAAGCCTAATTCGTCCATATCCTTAAAATGACGATAAAACGAGGTCGGCGCAATACCCGCCTCTCTCGCCACTTCCCGTAAACTTAAATTGGAAAAGCTTTTTTCGGCATTTAATTGGTTAAACGCCGCATCAATTAATGCGCGGCGGGTTTTTTCTTTTTGTATTGCACGAACGCCGGCCATATTAATCACCTTCCGTATGTAAAATCGCTTTTACAGCATCACCCACGGCATTCGCCACTCGTTCATAGCGGCTACGAAGCGGTGAGCCGGGACGGTAAACCAGCGCGATGGTACGTTTGGGCTCAGGGTCGGTACAAGGAATATATTTTACCCCGGCTCTTGTGCCTTCATTTAGCATTGCCAGTTCCGGCATCAAGGTCATACCGGCATTTGCCGCAATCATGTTACGTAAGGTTTCCAAACTTGTGGCCTGGAAATGCGAATTTTCGCGCGCACCCGCGGTAAAGCAATAACCCAACGCTTGATCCCGCAGGCAGTGTCCGTCATCTAACATAAGTACTTCATGGCCTTGTAATGCATGCATTTTAATTGATTTTTCTTTTGCCCAAGGATGTTGTTCGGAAACCGCCAATAACATTCTTTCATTGAAAATAGGCACTTCAATAAAAGGTTCCGTTTCCGGGACAGTGGCTAAAATTGCACAATCTAAGCGGCCGGATTCCAGTTGATCTAATAAGTGCGAGGTTTGCGCTTCATATAAATACAATTCTAAATCCGGGAAAGCTTCCTTTAATGCAGGCATAATATAAGGTAGCAAATAAGGACCGACGGTCGGGATAACGCCGAGATGCAGAGGCCCGGTCATTTCTTTACCTTGATTACTTGCCATTTCTTTGAGTAATTTGACTTCACGCAAGACTTTTTTAGCCTGTTCTACTAGAATAAGACCTGATTGGGTGAATAAAACCTTACGGCTGGTACGTTCTAACAAGGTAATTCCAAGTTCATCTTCCAGTTTACGGATTTGTCCGCTCAAGGTCGGTTGACTGACATGGCAAGCATCCGCCGCGCGACGGAAATGTTTATATTCAGCAAGGGCTGCAAGGTACTCAAGATCTCGAATATTCATTTTTTACCTCGTTATAGAAAAAAACGATTGAAAGCATAGAATTAATTGATTGTAACTATAACATAAAATTGCCTATAATCCAGTCATCAAAATAAATAAGTCCATTAAAAGAGGAAAAATTATGTCAAATATGGAAGGTAAAAAAGTCCCTCAAGTTACATTTCACACCCGTCAAGGCGATGCTTGGGTCGATGTAACTTCAGCTCAACTTTTTGATAATAAAACCGTTGTGGTATTTTCATTACCTGGCGCTTATACGCCGACTTGTTCGTCAAGCCATTTACCGCGTTACAACGAATTAACGCCGGAATTTAAAAAATTAGGTGTTGATGATGTGATTTGCGTATCGGTAAACGATACATTTGTTATGAACGCATGGAAATGTGATGAAGATGCCGACAATATCACCGTTCTGCCGGACGGCAACGGCGAATTCACCGAAGGCATGGGCATGTTGGTGGATAAAGAAGAGCTGGGTTTCGGTAAACGTTCGTGGCGCTATTCTATGCTGGTAAAAAACGGCGTAATCGAAAAAATGTTTATTGAACCGAACGAACCGGGCGATCCGTTCAAAGTTTCCGATGCGGACACCATGATCAAATTCATCAAACCGGATTGGGAGCCAAAACCGTCAGTCGCGTTATTTACTAAACCGGGTTGCCCGTTCTGCGCGAAAGCGAAAGCGCTGTTAACGGAAAAAGGCTATCCGTTTGAAGAAATTGTGTTAGGCAAAGACGCTACCGTTACTTCGGTACGTGCTATGAGTGGTCGTGCCACATTCCCTCAAGTGTTTATCGGCGGTAAACATATTGGCGGCAGCGATGATTTAGAAGCTTATTTTGCTAATAAATAAGCGATTAAAAAATCGCTAAAAAAGAACCGCACTTTTAATATTAAAAGTGCGGTTTGTTTTTCTGAAATTTTGTGATGTTAATAATGCGGCGGCGGTGTTTCTTCCGCTTGCGTTGCGATGTTAGCCGGTTGTAAATCCTTCAATTTATTGGCCACATGACGCATTTGCAATTGCATTTTATCAATGACGAACTGCTGTTCGATCAATGCCTGATTGAGCTCTTCGATTATCCCTTCCTGAAAGGTAATTTTCATTTCCAGTTCTGCAATCTGTTGCTCTAAATTTGCTGAGTTTTGCATAGTAATCCCAAATAAATGTTGTACAATAGCCAAATTGGCTTTACCCTATTCTAACAAAATCGGCGGTTAAATCCTCTTTAATTTTAAGGATATGTTATTCGTCATTTTTGTTAAACCCACTGAGCCGAGGCTCTCAATAAAGGAAATAGTGATGTTAAAAATTCAAAAGTTTTCAGCAGTGGCATTATTAGTCGGCGCCGTATTGGCGACCTCTGCCTGTAAAGATGACAAAAAAGCGCAAGCGGCAGCAGAGCCTGCAAAACAGGAAGCGCCGGCAGCCGCGCAGGCGGAAAATAGCCGGGTTAAAGATCCTTCTTATGCGGTAGGCGTGTTAATCGGTAACGATTTAAAAGGTTTGGTTGAGGCGCAGAAAGACGTAATCGCTTATGATAACGATAAAATTCTTGCGGGCGTTGCGGAAGCATTGCAGGGCAAAATTGATTTAACCAACCAAGACGTGGTGAACACGTTAAAGGATATTGATGAAAAATTAAAAGTTGCCGCCCAAACCAAAGCCGAAGAACAAGCGAAACAGGCCAAAGCGGAAAGTGATAAATTCATTGCCGAATTTAAGCAAAAAGACGGCGTGAAAGAAACCAAATCCGGTTTGCTGTATCGCATTGAAAAAGAAGGTGAAGGCGCAGCTATTAAACCGACAGATTCCGTGAAAGTACATTACACCAGCAAATTAACTAACGGTACGGTATTTGACAGCTCGGTAGAACGTGGTCAGCCGGTAGAATTTTTATTGGATCAGGTTATTCCGGGTTGGACCGAAGGTCTGCAGTTAGTGAAAAAAGGCGGCAAAATCGAATTGGTTATTCCTGCCGAACTTGCTTACGGCGAGCAGGATTTAGGTACGATTCCACCTAACTCAACACTTCATTTTGAAGTTGAAGTATTAGACGTTACTCCGGCTAAAAAATAACGAAAAATCTACCGCACTTTTTGGTTATTAGACGAAAGTGCGGTTCCTTTTTTGCGGGTAATATAATGCTAAGTATAAAACGACCTTTCACTGATGAAGACCGTGCGATTTTAAATTCCTACAAAGCCGTGGTTGAAGGCGTAAGCGCTTTACTCGGTAGCCATTGCGAAATCCTCTTGCATTCTTTGGAAGATTTGGATAATACCGCCGTTTACATTGCCAACGGACATAATACCAATCGGCAAGCGGGTACGACGCTGAGCGAAGCGGATTTACAATCTCTGCAAGCTATGGAAAACGGCATGGTTTTAAAGCCGTATTTTACGCGTCATAAGGGCAATAACGGTCTGATGAAGTCGACGAGTATCGCCATTCGTAACGGTAACCGGCAGATTATCGGTTTATTGTGTATTAATCTTAATCTGGAAGTACCGGTTTCCCAGTTTATTCAAGCCTTTATTCCGACTCAAGACTATCCGGTCACCACGGCGGGCAATTTCGCCAGTTCTGTAGAGGAGTTGGTATTGCAAACGGTAGAAACCACCATTGAAGAAATTACGGCGGATCGCCTTGTGGCAAATAACAATAAAAACCGTCAAATCGTTACCACGCTTTTTGAGAAAGGTATTTTTGATATTAAAGATGCAATTAATCTGGTGGCGGAAAGATTAAATATTTCCCGCCATACCGTTTATCTTTATATTCGCCAAATAAAACAGGACGACCAAAAATAATGCGTTATGTACTTTCCGTCCGGCAGCCGGTTTACGGCTCGCAAGGCGCTTATTTAGCTTATCAGTTCGCGCAGGAATTAATCCGTCAGGGGCATCTGATCAGCCAGATTTTCTTCTCTCAGGAAGGGGTATCTAACGGCAACGGATTGGTTTATCCTGCAAATGATGAGTTTAATCTGGTCAAAGCATGGCAGACTTTCTCAAAAAAGCACAATGTGCCTTTACACTTGTGTATCGCCGCTTCGCAACGCCGCGGCGTGGTGGATAAATTGACCGCTCTCGATCCCGCGCAAACAAACCTGGCGGAAGGTTTTGTGTTGGCAGGTTTAGGCGAATTCAGTAAAGCAATGTTAGAAGCAGACAGAGTGATAACCCTATGAAATTAGCTTTCGTTTTTCGCCAAAGCCCCCATGGTACGGCAATTAGCCGGGAAGGATTGGATGCGTTGCTTGCCGCTACCGCATTTTGTGATGAAGAGGATATCGCAGTATTTTTTATGGCGGACGGCGTGTTGAATTTGTTGGCGAATCAACAGGCGGATTTGATCCTGCAAAAGGATATTGCGAGCGCTTTTAAGCTTTTGGATCTTTACGATATCGGACAACGTTATATTTGTGCCGAATCTATGGATGATTTTGCCTTGAGCTATGATGATTTGGTTATAAATTGTGAAAAAATCGACCGCACTTTGATGTTGCAAAAGCTTCAACAGGCAGAAAAAATTATTACTTTTTAATATGTTATATACTTTCTCTAAAGCGGATTATTCTCCGCGCGAATTGGCGGATTTGCTTGCCCGGCTTACGACGCAGGATGCGGTTTTATTATGGCAGGACGGCGTATTACTCGCTTTAAAGTACGGCGATTATTTTGCCAAACACAGCTCGCAAGTTTATCTGTTTGAGCCGGATATACGGGCGCGCGGCTTGAGCGCGTTAATTCAGCAAAAAAATAAGTCTTTTAACCGGATTCAAATGCCTCAACTAGTGCAATTGACGACCCGATATTTCCCTCAATTAGCGCTGTAGGATCTTCAAAGATCCTACAGACTATTTCTTGACATATTTCCTTTTCGGCATTAGAATGCAACGTCCACTTTCAGTATGGAAGCGGATTTAGTAAAACAATTCAATCATGAATAATTTTTTAACTGGAGCTTATTAATGGCAACTATCAACCAGCTAGTACGCAAACCGCGTGTGAAAAAGGTTGTAAAAAGTAACGTTCCTGCATTAGAGGCTTGCCCGCAGAAACGTGGCGTGTGTACTCGCGTATACACTACTACACCTAAAAAACCGAACTCAGCATTACGTAAAGTATGCCGTATTCGTTTAACAAATGGCTTTGAAGTAACTTCATACATCGGCGGTGAAGGTCATAACCTTCAAGAACACAGTGTTGTGTTAATCCGTGGTGGTCGTGTAAAAGACTTACCGGGTGTGCGTTATCACACTGTACGTGGTGCACTTGACTGTGCAGGCGTTAAAGATCGTAAACAAGGTCGTTCTAAATACGGCGTTAAACGCCCTAAAGCTTAATGGTTCTCCGTTAAGTAAGGCCAAACGTCTAAATTAAACAATTTAAACCATAAACTCCAGTCAGATGCGAAATATCGCAATAAGATGAGTTTTGGGTATCCTGAAGATAAAAAAACGGAGAAATTGCAATGCCACGTCGTCGTAGTATTGAACCTCGCAAAATTCTTCCAGATCCGAAATTCGGTTCAGAATTGCTTGCGAAATTTATTAATGTTTTAATGGTAGATGGTAAAAAATCTATCGCAGAATCAATCGTTTACAATGCATTAGACACTTTAGCTCAACGTACGAACAAAGATGCGTTAGTTGCATTTGAAGAAGCATTGGAAAACGTCCGTCCAACCGTAGAGGTTAAATCTCGTCGTGTCGGTGGTTCTACATATCAAGTACCGGTTGAAGTGCGTCCTGCACGTCGTAACGCATTAGGTATGCGTTGGATCGTTGAAGCTGCACGTAAACGCGGTGATAAATCAATGGCGTTACGTTTAGCGAACGAATTATCTGATGCGTCAGAAAATAAAGGTTCAGCAGTGAAAAAACGTGAAGATGTTCACCGCATGGCGGAAGCAAACAAAGCGTTTGCTCACTACCGTTGGTAATCATCTAGTAGTATTTACTAAAGGCTTCATCCTTGATGGAGCCTTACCCATATTTAAAATTTCATATTAAACCCAAACAAGGTAATAATAATGGCTCGTATAACCCCTATTGAAAGATATCGTAATATCGGTATCAGTGCGCATATCGACGCGGGTAAAACAACAACTTCAGAGCGTATCTTGTTCTATACAGGTGTTAGTCACAAAATCGGTGAAGTACACGATGGCGCGGCAACCATGGACTGGATGGAACAGGAACAAGAACGTGGTATTACCATCACTTCTGCTGCAACAACAGCATTTTGGTCCGGTATGTCACAACAATTCCAACAACATCGTATCAACGTTATCGACACTCCGGGACACGTTGACTTCACAATCGAAGTAGAACGTTCAATGCGTGTTCTTGACGGTGCGGTAATGGTTTACTGTGCGGTTGGTGGTGTTCAACCACAATCGGAAACAGTATGGCGTCAAGCTAATAAATACCAAGTTCCGCGTATTGCGTTCGTAAACAAAATGGACCGTACTGGTGCTAACTTCTTACGTGTTGTAGAACAATTAAAAACCCGTTTAGGTGCTAACGCTGTTCCTTTACAACTTCCTGTAGGTGCTGAAGATAACTTCAAAGGTGTGGTTGACTTAATCAAAATGAAAGCAATCAACTGGAATGAAGAAGATCAAGGTATGACATTTACTTATGATGATATTCCTGCGGATATGCTGGAAGCATGCGAAGAATGGCGTAACAACCTTGTTGAAGCGGCGGCGGAATCTTCAGAAGAGCTAATGGAAAAATACCTTGGTGGTGAAGAGTTAACCGAAGAAGAAATCAAAGGCGCATTACGTGCTCGCGTTCTTGCCAATGAAATTATTCTGGTAACCTGTGGTTCTGCATTCAAAAACAAAGGTGTTCAAGCAATGCTTGATGCGGTTGTTGAGTATTTACCTTCACCGGTTGATATTCCTGCAATTAAAGGTATCAATGAAGATGAAACTGAAGGTGAACGTCACGCAAGCGACGATGAACCGTTCGCAGCATTGGCATTCAAAATTGCGACCGACCCGTTTGTTGGTAACTTAACCTTCTTCCGTGTGTATTCGGGTGTGGTTAACTCCGGTGATACGGTAGTGAACTCAGTACGCCAAAAACGTGAACGTTTTGGTCGTATCGTACAGATGCACGCAAACAAACGTGAAGAAATCAAAGAAGTTCGCGCGGGCGATATCGCGGCCGCAATCGGCTTAAAAGACGTAACTACCGGTGATACATTATGTGATCCTAACGCACCAATCATTCTTGAGCGTATGGAATTCCCGGATCCGGTTATCTCCGTTGCGGTTGAACCGAAAACTAAAGCCGACCAAGAAAAAATGGGTCTTGCATTAGGTCGTTTAGCGCAAGAAGACCCTTCATTCCGTGTTCACACTGATGAAGAGTCCGGCGAAACAATCATTTCAGGTATGGGTGAGTTACACTTAGACATTATCGTTGACCGTATGAAACGTGAGTTTAAAGTGGAAGCTAACATCGGTAAACCACAAGTATCTTACCGTGAAACAATCCGTACCCGTGTTAACGATGTTGAAGGTAAACACGCAAAACAATCCGGTGGTCGCGGTCAATACGGTCACGTTGTTATCGACTTGTATCCGTTAGATCCGGAAGGTCCTGGTTACGAATTCGTGAACGAAATCAAAGGTGGTGTAATCCCTGGCGAATACATTCCTGCGGTTGATAAAGGTATCCAGGAACAACTTAAATCCGGTCCTTTAGCGGGTTATCCGGTAGTTGATATTGGTGTTCGTTTACACTTCGGTTCATACCATGATGTGGACTCATCCGAGTTAGCGTTTAAACTTGCTGCTTCTATCGCATTTAAAGCGGCGTTTAACAAAGCAAACCCGGTATTACTTGAACCAATCATGAAAGTTGAAGTAGAAACTCCACCTGAATATGTGGGTGACGTAATCGGCGACTTAAGCCGTCGTCGCGCTATGGTTAACGGTCAAGAAGCAAATGATTTTGTTGTTAAAATCAATGCTGAAGTTCCATTATCAGAAATGTTCGGTTATGCAACAGACTTACGTTCACAAACTCAAGGTCGTGCATCATACTCAATGGAACCGTTAAAATATGCTGAAGCGCCAACAAGTGTTGCTGCTGCAGTAATCGAAGCTCGTAAAAAATAATTTTTTTAATTAACTAAAACTCCCCAAATTTGCACCGCACTTTTGGGGAATAACAAAAGGAAACTGAAAAGTGTCTAAAGAAAAATTTGAACGTACAAAACCGCACGTAAACGTGGGTACAATCGGCCACGTTGACCATGGTAAAACAACTTTAACAGCGGCAATCACTACCGTATTATCAAAACACTACGGTGGTGCGGCTCGCGCATTCGACCAAATCGATAACGCGCCGGAAGAAAAAGCGCGCGGTATCACCATCAACACTTCACACGTTGAATACGATACGCCGACCCGTCACTACGCACACGTAGACTGCCCGGGACACGCGGACTATGTTAAAAACATGATCACCGGTGCGGCGCAAATGGACGGCGCAATCTTAGTAGTAGCGGCGACAGACGGCCCAATGCCGCAAACTCGTGAGCACATCTTATTAGGTCGCCAAGTAGGCGTACCATACATCATCGTATTCTTAAACAAATGCGACATGGTAGATGACGAAGAGTTATTAGAATTAGTAGAAATGGAAGTTCGCGAACTTCTTTCTCAATACGATTTCCCGGGTGACGATACACCAATCATCCGCGGTTCAGCGTTAAAAGCGTTAGAAGGCGAAGCGCAATGGGAAGAAAAAATCCTTGAGTTAGCAAACGCATTGGATACATACATTCCGGAACCGGAACGTGCGATTGACCAACCGTTCTTATTACCGATTGAAGACGTATTCTCAATCTCAGGTCGTGGTACGGTAGTAACAGGTCGTGTAGAGCGCGGAATCATCCGTACGGGTGACGAAGTAGAAATCGTTGGTATCAAAGAAACGGCGAAAACAACGGTAACAGGTGTTGAAATGTTCCGTAAATTACTCGACGAAGGTCGTGCGGGTGAAAACATCGGTGCATTATTACGCGGTACTAAACGTGAAGAAATCGAACGTGGTCAAGTATTAGCGAAACCGGGTTCAATCACACCACACACAGACTTCGAATCAGAAGTTTACGTATTATCAAAAGAAGAAGGCGGTCGTCATACTCCGTTCTTCAAAGGCTACCGTCCACAATTCTACTTCCGTACAACGGACGTAACAGGTACAATCGAATTACCTGAAGGCGTGGAAATGGTAATGCCTGGCGATAACATCAAAATGACCGTAAGCTTAATCCACCCGATTGCGATGGACCAAGGTTTACGTTTTGCAATCCGTGAAGGCGGCCGTACAGTAGGTGCGGGTGTTGTTGCGAAAATCATCAAATAATTGATGTAACGGCAAATCTGAAAGAGGGGCTCGAAAGAGTCCCTTTTTTATGGTGCAAAACCGAAAGGTAAAAAGTGCGGTTAATTTTTGCGGATTTTTGTCTGATAAAAGATCTCTAGGATAATGATAAATTTGTTATTCGATGTTTTTTTATTTAATACGGATTTGAGAAAAACTATAATTTCTCATTAATTTGTACAATTTTGATCCTTTTTTCTGGAGTAGATTTGAATTATGTTAGATATTGTTTTATATGAACCGGAAATTCCTCAAAATACGGGGAATATTATCCGATTATGTGCTAATACGGGTTTCCGTTTACATTTAATTGAACCGTTGGGGTTTACTTGGGATGATAAACGTCTTCGTCGTTCCGGTTTAGATTATCACGAATTTGCCCACATTAAAAAACATAAAACTTTTGAAGTTTTTTTGGAGTCGGAAAAACCTAAGCGGTTATTTGCATTGACAACAAAAGGCGGGCCGGCACATAGTGAAGTGAAATTTGAGTTAGGTGATTACTTAATGTTTGGTCCTGAAACCCGAGGTATTCCGATGGCTATTTTAGATAGTATGCCCATGGAACAAAAAATCCGTATTCCAATGACTGAAAACAGTCGCAGCATGAATTTGTCTAACTCGGTTGCGGTAACGGTTTATGAAGCCTGGCGCCAGCTGGATTATATCGGCGCAGTGAATTTAAATCGTAAATAAAATGCCTTGAGTTGATCAAGGCTTGTTTTTTCTATCATCAATGTTTTTAAGTAAGTAATTACCTTTTTCATCACATAGACTACGAAACCCTACATTGGTAATAGCAAAGGGTGTTTGCGGTGCTAATTCGGAATAATCAAAGTTTTCATGATGATGCCCGTGAAATAAATGCTTAATTTGCATTTGAGAGGCTAATTCATTTAATACTGTAAAACCGGAGGGATGAGGTTTAGGCGCTTCATGACAGATTAAAATATCTGCGGTTTCTTTACTTAAATTCTCAATATCCGCAGGGAAAATGGAAGAACGATGGCGAAGCGGGATACCGCCTCGCCAAATTTTTTCCTGCGAACAATACTGACAATAATGAATCGGATCTAAAAACAGCGGTTTGTTTGGCGGCATCCAGATTTGACCTCTGAATACACCGCCCAGTCCGGCAATTTTTTTGCCTTGAATTTCAGCTACTCGTCCGTGCAGGTTACGATTTTTCCATTTTGAACCCCATAAGGCTTCAAAAGCGGCAACAGTTTTACTGTCATGATTACCATGAATATACCAAAGATCACAATATTGGGATAATTTATCTAATTCTTCTACGGTGGTTAATTGAAGATCACCTAAGATAATGAGAGCAATATCCTCTTTTCCTCGCACAAAAGGATATAAATGCTTAAAGTATCCGTGGGGATCTCCGGCAAATAAAATCATAATTTATCCTGATTTAAAATAGATTAATCGTTTTCATGAGTCAGTTCCGAGACTTCTTC
This window harbors:
- a CDS encoding redoxin family protein, translated to MSNMEGKKVPQVTFHTRQGDAWVDVTSAQLFDNKTVVVFSLPGAYTPTCSSSHLPRYNELTPEFKKLGVDDVICVSVNDTFVMNAWKCDEDADNITVLPDGNGEFTEGMGMLVDKEELGFGKRSWRYSMLVKNGVIEKMFIEPNEPGDPFKVSDADTMIKFIKPDWEPKPSVALFTKPGCPFCAKAKALLTEKGYPFEEIVLGKDATVTSVRAMSGRATFPQVFIGGKHIGGSDDLEAYFANK
- the tusB gene encoding sulfurtransferase complex subunit TusB produces the protein MLYTFSKADYSPRELADLLARLTTQDAVLLWQDGVLLALKYGDYFAKHSSQVYLFEPDIRARGLSALIQQKNKSFNRIQMPQLVQLTTRYFPQLAL
- the fkpA gene encoding FKBP-type peptidyl-prolyl cis-trans isomerase; translation: MLKIQKFSAVALLVGAVLATSACKDDKKAQAAAEPAKQEAPAAAQAENSRVKDPSYAVGVLIGNDLKGLVEAQKDVIAYDNDKILAGVAEALQGKIDLTNQDVVNTLKDIDEKLKVAAQTKAEEQAKQAKAESDKFIAEFKQKDGVKETKSGLLYRIEKEGEGAAIKPTDSVKVHYTSKLTNGTVFDSSVERGQPVEFLLDQVIPGWTEGLQLVKKGGKIELVIPAELAYGEQDLGTIPPNSTLHFEVEVLDVTPAKK
- the oxyR gene encoding DNA-binding transcriptional regulator OxyR, with the protein product MNIRDLEYLAALAEYKHFRRAADACHVSQPTLSGQIRKLEDELGITLLERTSRKVLFTQSGLILVEQAKKVLREVKLLKEMASNQGKEMTGPLHLGVIPTVGPYLLPYIMPALKEAFPDLELYLYEAQTSHLLDQLESGRLDCAILATVPETEPFIEVPIFNERMLLAVSEQHPWAKEKSIKMHALQGHEVLMLDDGHCLRDQALGYCFTAGARENSHFQATSLETLRNMIAANAGMTLMPELAMLNEGTRAGVKYIPCTDPEPKRTIALVYRPGSPLRSRYERVANAVGDAVKAILHTEGD
- the tusC gene encoding sulfurtransferase complex subunit TusC is translated as MKLAFVFRQSPHGTAISREGLDALLAATAFCDEEDIAVFFMADGVLNLLANQQADLILQKDIASAFKLLDLYDIGQRYICAESMDDFALSYDDLVINCEKIDRTLMLQKLQQAEKIITF
- the deoC gene encoding deoxyribose-phosphate aldolase, with protein sequence MHPQELAKFIDHTALTAEKTAQDIIKLCDEAIENQFWSVCINPCYIPLAKEKLAATNVKICTVIGFPLGANLTSVKAFEAQESIKAGAQEIDMVINVGWIKSGEWDKVRSDIQAVLQACNGTLLKVILETCLLTPDEIVKACEICRDLKVGFVKTSTGFNKDGATVEDVALMRQTVGDKLGVKASGGIRDTQTAMAMINAGATRIGASAGIAIIKGLQDNSGGY
- the fabR gene encoding HTH-type transcriptional repressor FabR, with the translated sequence MAGVRAIQKEKTRRALIDAAFNQLNAEKSFSNLSLREVAREAGIAPTSFYRHFKDMDELGLTMVDEAGLTLRQLMRQARKRIEKGGSVIVISVETFFEFIAHSPNVFRLLLRESSGTSQAFRTAAAREIKHFVDELAEYLANKNNYSEYVAYVQSEGMVTIVFTAGANALDMNNKERELLKERLILQLRMLAKGAHHHMMEREHHSTHLPATGKS
- the rpsL gene encoding 30S ribosomal protein S12, producing MATINQLVRKPRVKKVVKSNVPALEACPQKRGVCTRVYTTTPKKPNSALRKVCRIRLTNGFEVTSYIGGEGHNLQEHSVVLIRGGRVKDLPGVRYHTVRGALDCAGVKDRKQGRSKYGVKRPKA
- a CDS encoding helix-turn-helix transcriptional regulator, giving the protein MLSIKRPFTDEDRAILNSYKAVVEGVSALLGSHCEILLHSLEDLDNTAVYIANGHNTNRQAGTTLSEADLQSLQAMENGMVLKPYFTRHKGNNGLMKSTSIAIRNGNRQIIGLLCINLNLEVPVSQFIQAFIPTQDYPVTTAGNFASSVEELVLQTVETTIEEITADRLVANNNKNRQIVTTLFEKGIFDIKDAINLVAERLNISRHTVYLYIRQIKQDDQK
- a CDS encoding SlyX family protein; translated protein: MQNSANLEQQIAELEMKITFQEGIIEELNQALIEQQFVIDKMQLQMRHVANKLKDLQPANIATQAEETPPPHY
- the tusD gene encoding sulfurtransferase complex subunit TusD, whose protein sequence is MRYVLSVRQPVYGSQGAYLAYQFAQELIRQGHLISQIFFSQEGVSNGNGLVYPANDEFNLVKAWQTFSKKHNVPLHLCIAASQRRGVVDKLTALDPAQTNLAEGFVLAGLGEFSKAMLEADRVITL